From Chlamydia avium 10DC88:
AGAGGCCGAATGCCGCTCCTTCATTATAAAAAGGGCTGATCCAAATAAAAAATTTACCCCAACTATACTCGCATAGTAGGGGGTAACAAACGAAGTTGCTCTTTTTTTGTAATATAACAGCAAGTTTGGTCCCCCAATCGATAAGGACTAGAAAAGAAATCATAAGGAGAGTGGGGTAAGAGCGATTAGACATGGATTAATTTCCGTAAAGCAAACCTTTTTCAAATTGTGATTGCGCTTTAACAGTCATCGTAGCGTAGGGAATAGCCATAAGGCGTGCTAAAGGAATTTCTTCCCCACTGACATCACAAATTCCGTAGGAAGCTTCCTCAATTTTTTCCAAAGCACGATTAATTTGACGCAATAATTCATACTCTTTGGTAGTTACTTCTAAGCTGATGGTACGATCAAAAGTATCTGTTCCTTGGTCGGCCTGGTGTTGAGAATATCCGGTAGCTTCATTGGGTTTTTTTACTTCTTGCGCGTTGCCTTCTAGAGTATGAGAAAGTTTAGACTTCATTTCTAAGAGTCTTTGTTTAAAATTAGCTATTTCGTCCTCAGACAAGGGCATGGTATTTTCTCCTTAACCTTAAAATACTACTATTTTTCCATATCCGGAGTTGCAGATAGCAGAACTTCCATTAATTCGCCAACATCTTTAAATCTCCTATAGACACAAGCAAATCTAATATAAGCAATCATATCTGCCTTTTTTAGATATTTCATTACTAGTTCGCCTATTTCTTTGGTAGAGATTTCCCTATTTTGTTTTCCCAATAGTTCTGATTTTACATTAGCGGCAATTGCGTGCACTTGATCTTGTCCTATACGTGTATGACTAGAGGCCGCATTGAGCCCATTAATAAGCTTGGATTCCTGAAAGTTTTCATACCGGCCATCACGTTTTAAAACTTGTAGTGTTAGCTCTACAGTTTCAAAAGTAGTAAATCTTTGTCCGCAATTTAAACATTCTCGGCGACGCTTAATTGCATTGGCTTCTGGAGCATTTCTTGAATCGATAACTTTTAACTCCCCGTGATTGCAAAAAGGACACTGCATGGGAGCTACCTCCTTAGGTTAAGGCAGTCTAAGAAAGTAAAAAACCTTAAGCTAAAATAAACGTATACAAGTATAAGTTGCAAATTTTTTTTCTTAATTCATTGAAAATAGGATTCGCGTCAGGCAGTGAAAACGAGATAAGTTCCGCTTTTTTTGTTAAATACGTTACTTTATAGGAAGAATGTTTTATTGTAAACGCCTAGTTATTAGGATTGATATATGTTTTCTGGGATTGTTCAAGAACTAGGAACGGTTGCTGCCATCCAAACTAAATACAAGAATCATGAATTATCTCTGGCAATCTGTTGCTCTCCTCAGTGTGTTACGGGGCTGCAGATTGGGTACAGTGTGGCTATTGATGGGGTGTGTCTCACTGTCGTAGATTATGATCTCTCTGGAAAAATGTTTTTTGATATTATTCCCGAGACTCTAGAGTGTACAACTTTGGGAGAGTACAAAGTTGGAAGAGGTGTAAATATTGAGCGTTCTTTGAAGTCTGGTGATGAGATTGGAGGCCACATGGTTTCGGGACATGTTTGTGGTGTTGCAGAAATTATCTGCATAGAAAAAAATCGTTACGATTTTCATGTCCCCCATGCTCTAGCCTATTATTTATTTTCTAAGGGATTTGTTGCTATAGACGGGATTAGTTTGACTATTTCTGCTGTAGATGGAGATAGGATGTCTATTGGATTAATTCCTGAAACGCTTTCTCGAACAACTTTAGGATATAAACGAGAAAGAGATAGAGTGAATATTGAACCTGATATGTCAGTGAAAACTCAGGTAGATGCATTACGACGCCTGCATTGTACCCAATAAGATGTGCGTATGGATTATACGTTATTAGACAGTGGAGAAGGGAAGAAATTAGAACGTTTTGGTTCTGTAACTCTTATTCGACCTTCTTGTGTAGCTATTTGGCCTAAAAGTTCCCCAGATTTATGGAAAGACGCTTGTGCTGAGTATAGGCGTAGAGGGGAAGATGGGCAGTGGTATTCTTTACATACTTCAGTTCCTAAAGAATGGCGTATTTCTTTAAGAGGCATAGATTGTACTTTAAAACCGACTTCTTTTGGCCATTTGGGTATTTTCCCTGAGCATAGCAACTTTTGGTCAGGGTTA
This genomic window contains:
- a CDS encoding riboflavin synthase; this encodes MFSGIVQELGTVAAIQTKYKNHELSLAICCSPQCVTGLQIGYSVAIDGVCLTVVDYDLSGKMFFDIIPETLECTTLGEYKVGRGVNIERSLKSGDEIGGHMVSGHVCGVAEIICIEKNRYDFHVPHALAYYLFSKGFVAIDGISLTISAVDGDRMSIGLIPETLSRTTLGYKRERDRVNIEPDMSVKTQVDALRRLHCTQ
- a CDS encoding TraR/DksA family transcriptional regulator codes for the protein MPLSEDEIANFKQRLLEMKSKLSHTLEGNAQEVKKPNEATGYSQHQADQGTDTFDRTISLEVTTKEYELLRQINRALEKIEEASYGICDVSGEEIPLARLMAIPYATMTVKAQSQFEKGLLYGN
- the nrdR gene encoding transcriptional regulator NrdR; the encoded protein is MQCPFCNHGELKVIDSRNAPEANAIKRRRECLNCGQRFTTFETVELTLQVLKRDGRYENFQESKLINGLNAASSHTRIGQDQVHAIAANVKSELLGKQNREISTKEIGELVMKYLKKADMIAYIRFACVYRRFKDVGELMEVLLSATPDMEK